The following coding sequences are from one Alosa alosa isolate M-15738 ecotype Scorff River chromosome 3, AALO_Geno_1.1, whole genome shotgun sequence window:
- the LOC125291634 gene encoding sacsin-like has protein sequence MSSVYSTLEVNHVTPGVTGPSTHKFTDNDEVVLCCLGSKGEDIIHPGPVRTGDINYSFFVGLPYLHTTLNSEVLQTSEIAAVLDQLLQVPHSNIKKIDSYELDSLLHFLLSGISATRDSQEYQRKLKTLPLFETAHGERQSIEGCNKVFILKTCFEMIPDLYCIAANGHIVLNNSSVNQKLSVTLKISALTDLEFYVNFLLPIFHTLTEKQVIDSIFLLLVLKQHQTYKKYKDQIVDQLRRVRFIRDIQGTLQLASYFFDEKEPLYKIMLPREKFVPPTFWEAFDHEEGSVRRLLKELGMKHIVSDVEIIRFANMIESEARGRTSIDELKKKSSALFIKALEYNATKKDSNLLKRIATIKFVFPLKIQKKLCNYHQPFAGERDVVAITESLIDTNSDHQYLIWSSTPILPTDKLNQSYLKDLVKAGAFHQPPCELVAQNLKNICQSECPNIHLRNIRKTAFCQSYAYLQSKNFRASELQDLPVVLVENDAILVQASRAVLSLDNDLEFRPYLYKISPQHALYAEFFEGIGVKERPTIRQYSIVLKDIYMDSKGKETLNANQQLTVKRAVQHLFKLIADQPKQMQFPKHLYLPSTDGKLYKSQDLYFNDTVYQTKRLEDSLKDKFRLLMNLGDCHLGEDPYKHQKMLQLLPKDNRPTMLSHITSESLVGSRMNQCEYGKSCEFSGWFEKHLSSSPFLHGLTCLIREQSKGDVSQADAVELCQNTFGRLQIICCENLETELLLHHEPLAHTTSETQVYVTKEPQGCTFYLRHSDDRGFRVMHEVAMTLTKEINSLLRNALHPNSLLGLGELLLCDTQEEVEKTLEKYGIRNSAIKVALHHPDPGSLIPEECYDVLDMNFMNNYERGEYVGFKKTSEDEHYYHAVIVERLAALHETGQYCCRYKIEIGKDEFVEVSSLDLYQFKREKTSASKQSVCRTIQLVDGPVPSPEEDFPETFEEIKREIDKYLTEIRTLSKDEQAKAIRRLYLRWHPDKNPGQEKLANEAFRYLKNKIREFEANETVSKSTTRNFSRQNETAQSHFPWNFENFYPQWNTEATRHRQGRERSHHNSTRPQSDFWAFQQEMPRSDKVEAKRWYLQAQCDLNAAHNDTGGVTTEWCLFKVHQAVEKALIAVEYRRSGKPSPTSSISNLAKKVSGYSPELNTLPGLVSRLKRLGVDGKTTQYPNYHDPPKIPNNAFQPENEKEALDITLELLQKVDSYVTN, from the coding sequence TTTACAGACAATGATGAAGTTGTCCTCTGTTGTTTGGGATCCAAAGGAGAAGATATCATCCATCCTGGTCCAGTTAGGACTGGCGACATTAACTACTCTTTTTTTGTTGGAttaccctatttgcatacaaCTCTAAATTCTGAAGTCCTTCAAACAAGTGAAATCGCTGCAGTTCTCGACCAACTTTTACAGGTTCCTCACTCCAACATCAAAAAAATAGACAGCTATGAATTGGACAGCCTTCTGCATTTTCTCCTATCTGGAATTAGTGCTACCAGAGACTCACAAGAATATCAGAGAAAGTTGAAGACATTACCTCTGTTTGAAACAGCACACGGTGAACGGCAGAGCATCGAAGGGTGTAACAAAGTGTTCATTCTGAAGACATGCTTTGAAATGATCCCTGATTTGTACTGTATTGCTGCAAATGGACACATTGTCCTGAATAACTCTTCTGTCAACCAGAAACTCTCAGTAACCCTGAAAATAAGTGCCTTAACTGACCTAGAGTTCTATGTGAATTTCCTGCTGCCCATattccacacactcacagaaaaaCAAGTTATTGACTCAATTTTCCTGCTGTtggttttaaagcaacaccaaacaTACAAGAAATACAAGGACCAGATTGTAGACCAACTAAGACGTGTTAGGTTTATTAGAGACATCCAGGGTACTCTTCAATTGGCCTCCTACTTTTTTGATGAGAAAGAGCCCCTTTACAAGATCATGCTTCCTCGAGAGAAATTTGTACCACCAACATTCTGGGAAGCATTTGACCATGAGGAAGGATCAGTAAGACGGCTACTGAAGGAGCTTGGAATGAAACACATTGTTTCAGATGTTGAGATTATACGGTTCGCAAACATGATTGAGTCAGAAGCACGTGGCAGGACCTCAATTGATGAGCTGAAGAAGAAGTCTTCTGCATTATTCATTAAGGCTTTGGAGTACAATGCCACAAAAAAGGACTCTAACTTGTTGAAAAGGATTGCAACCATCAAGTTTGTCTTTCCTTTGaaaattcagaaaaaactgtgtaATTACCACCAACCGTTTGCTGGTGAAAGAGATGTGGTTGCAATCACAGAGTCTTTGATTGACACAAACTCTGATCATCAGTATCTCATTTGGTCTTCCACACCAATTCTACCCACAGACAAACTTAATCAATCTTATCTCAAAGATTTGGTTAAAGCAGGAGCCTTTCATCAGCCACCCTGTGAGTTAGTGGCCCAGAACctgaaaaacatctgtcagtcAGAATGCCCAAACATTCATTTGAGAAACATCAGAAAAACAGCATTTTGCCAATCATATGCATACTTACAATCAAAGAATTTCAGGGCATCTGAGCTTCAAGACCTGCCAGTGGTTCTTGTTGAAAATGATGCTATTCTTGTGCAAGCCAGTCGAGCAGTGCTTAGTCTTGATAATGACCTTGAGTTTAGGCCATATCTGTATAAAATCAGTCCACAGCATGCACTATATGCTGAATTCTTTGAAGGGATCGGTGTGAAGGAGAGACCCACAATAAGGCAGTACAGCATAGTCCTCAAGGACATTTATATGGACAGCAAAGGAAAGGAAACTCTTAATGCAAATCAGCAGTTAACCGTCAAACGTGCTGTGCAGCACTTGTTTAAACTAATTGCTGATcaaccaaaacaaatgcaaTTTCCAAAGCACTTGTATCTACCATCAACAGATGGCAAACTGTACAAATCCCAAGACCTCTACTTCAATGATACTGTCTACCAGACAAAAAGACTGGAAGACTCACTGAAAGACAAATTCAGACTCCTAATGAACCTGGGTGACTGTCACCTAGGAGAGGACCCATATAAACATCAGAAGATGCTGCAGTTGTTGCCTAAAGACAATCGACCAACAATGTTGTCTCATATCACCTCTGAAAGCCTTGTGGGTTCTAGGATGAACCAGTGTGAATATGGAAAAAGCTGTGAGTTCAGTGGTTGGTTTGAGAAACATTTATCCTCCAGTCCATTTTTACATGGTCTCACATGTTTGATCAGAGAACAAAGTAAAGGTGATGTGTCTCAAGCTGATGCTGTTGAACTATGCCAGAATACCTTTGGAAGACTTCAAATAATTTGCTGTGAAAACCTTGAGACAGAGCTTCTCTTACATCATGAGCCACTTGCTCACACCACTTCTGAAACACAAGTGTATGTGACAAAAGAGCCACAGGGCTGCACATTCTACCTGAGACACAGTGATGATAGGGGCTTTAGGGTAATGCATGAGGTGGCTATGACACTAACCAAAGAAATCAATTCCTTGCTGCGGAATGCTTTACACCCAAACAGTCTTCTGGGTTTGGGTGAGCTTTTGTTATGTGATACACAGGAAGAAGTTGAGAAGACACTCGAAAAATATGGAATCCGTAACAGTGCCATCAAAGTAGCACTTCATCATCCAGACCCAGGGAGTCTAATACCAGAGGAATGTTATGATGTTCTTGACATGAACTTTATGAACAATTATGAAAGAGGCGAGTATGTTGGCTTCAAAAAGACATCAGAGGATGAACACTATTACCATGCAGTGATTGTTGAGCGTTTGGCTGCATTGCATGAAACAGGCCAATATTGTTGTAGATATAAAATAGAAATTGGAAAGGATGAGTTTGTTGAGGTAAGCTCCCTTGATCTTTACCAGTTTAAACGTGAAAAAACATCTGCTTCAAAGCAAAGCGTTTGTAGAACAATACAGCTGGTGGATGGACCTGTGCCATCACCTGAGGAAGACTTCCCGGAGACGTTTGAAGAAATCAAAAGGGAAATTGATAAGTACCTGACAGAAATCAGGACTCTGTCGAAAGATGAGCAAGCCAAAGCCATCAGACGCCTGTATCTCCGGTGGCACCCAGACAAAAACCCAGGGCAGGAAAAGCTCGCTAATGAGGCTTTTAGgtacttaaaaaacaaaattagAGAATTTGAGGCAAATGAGACTGTTTCTAAATCAACTACAAGGAATTTCAGCAGACAAAATGAGACTGCACAATCCCATTTCCCATGGAATTTTGAAAACTTCTACCCTCAGTGGAACACCGAAGCAACACGTCACCGTCAAGGTCGAGAGAGGTCCCACCACAACAGTACCAGACCCCAGAGTGATTTTTGGGCATTTCAGCAGGAAATGCCAAGATCAGACAAAGTGGAAGCTAAGCGCTGGTATTTGCAAGCCCAGTGTGACCTTAATGCTGCCCACAATGACACAGGGGGAGTGACCACTGAGTGGTGTCTGTTCAAGGTTCATCAGGCTGTGGAGAAGGCTCTGATAGCAGTGGAGTACAGACGGAGTGGAAAACCCTCTCCCACCAGCTCCATCTCTAACCTTGCTAAGAAGGTGTCAGGCTACAGCCCGGAGCTGAACACTTTGCCAGGCCTTGTGAGCCGATTAAAACGTTTGGGTGTAGATGGCAAAACAACTCAGTACCCCAACTACCATGATCCTCCTAAGATTCCTAACAATGCATTCCAAcctgaaaatgaaaaagaggCTCTTGATATCACATTAGAACTTCTGCAGAAAGTGGATTCATATGTAACAAACTGA